GACGATCCTGAAATTAATCAGGTAATTGGTGATTCATTATTAGCATTAGGTGAATTTAAACAGGCTAAGGCTTATTATGATGCAATTCTAAAGTATCATCCGGGCCGTGCTGATACGCAATTTAACCGCGGAATTGTAGCGATGGTTCTTGGTGAGCAATACAAAGACTACCTTGCGCAAGCTAAGCAGTTAGATCCTAACTACTACCATAAAAGTGAGCAACGACTTAATGATATTGAAAAAGCGCTTCAGGCAACGCAAAAGAAAAATTAGATGACAAAAGTTTATTTAATCCGGCACGGAAAAACGCAATGGAATTTAGAATCCCGTTATCAAGGTGCCAATGGCGATTCACCGTTATTAAAGGATAGTTATCGTGAAATTGAATTATTAGCAAGTTCTTTACAAAGAATTCCGTTTGAACACGCTTATACTAGTCCTTTAAAGCGTGCGCGCGTAACAGCTCAGGCATTATTGAACCATTTGAATCCAGAAATCCCATTAACAATTGATAGCCGGTTAAAAGAATTTAATTTAGGCAAAATGGAGGGAATGCATTTTGAAGATGTTGCGGCAAAATGGCCTGAAGTCTTAAAAAACTTTCGTCATCATCCTGATAAATATGATGAATCATTAGTAGAAGGAGAAAGTTTTCTAGAAGTAATCGCTCGTTTCCGTGCAGCAATTGAAGAGTATTGTCGCCAGTATCCTAATGGTAATATTCTCGTGATTTCACATGGAGCTGCCTTGAATGCTGCCATTAATGCATTGATTGGAACACCGCTTGCTCACTTGAAAGATCGTGGTGGACTAAGCAATACATCAACGACGATTCTTATTACTAATGATGGTCGTCATTTTGAACTTGAAAAGTGGAATGATACATCTTACCTTCACAAGAGCAAGGTTGATCCGACTGATACGATTTAAATGGCTGATAATAGTCATACACGTGTGGTGGTAGGAATGAGTGGAGGAGTCGACTCTTCAGTGACGGCTCTTCTCTTGAAACGTCAAGGATACGATGTTGTTGGTGTCTTCATGAAAAACTGGGATGACACTGATGAAAATGGTGTTTGTACTGCCACTGAAGACTACAAAGATGTAGCAAAAGTTGCTTCTAAGATTGGGATTCCATACTATTCTGTTAACTTTGAGAAGGAATACTGGGATCGGGTTTTCAAGTATTTCATTGCTGAGTACAAGAAAGGTCGTACACCAAATCCTGATGTTATTTGTAATAAAGAGATCAAGTTCAAGGCTTTTATTGAATATGCTAACCAATTAGGTGCTGATTACGTTGCTACTGGACACTATGCTGATGTAAAGCGTGATGAGAACGGCCGGATGCACTTGATGCGTGCTAAAGACCAACACAAGGATCAAACTTACTTCTTAAGTCAACTTGATTATAAGCAGTTGGATAAGGTAATGTTTCCATTAGCTGGCTACACTAAGCCAGAAATCAGAAAGATTGCTGAAGAAGCAGGGCTTGCTACTGCTGATAAGAAGGATTCTGTTGGAATTTGCTTTATCGGTGAGGATGGTCATTTTCGTGAATTCTTGAGTCAATATATTCCAGCACAACCAGGGAATATGGAGACCCTTGATGGTAAGGTCGTTGGTCAGCATATGGGCTTAATGTATTACACCATTGGTCAGCGTCGTGGGCTTGGCCTTGGTGGTAATAAGGAAAGTAATGAGCCATGGTTTGTAATCGGTAAGGATATGAAGAAGAACGTTCTTTATGTTGGTCAAGGATACGAAAACAGCTATCTTTATGCTACTCATCTTGAAGCGAGTGATATCCACTGGGTTGATGATGTTGTAAGTCGTTATGGGCGTGATTTTCATTGTACGGCCAAGTTCCGTTACCGTCAGACAGATGTTGGCGTTACTGTTCATTTGTCAGAGGATGATCAAATGGTAACAGTTGAATTTGATGATCCTGCACGGGCCATCACTCCAGGTCAAGCGGTTGTCTTTTACGATGGAGAGGAATGCCTTGGGAGCGCGATTATTGATCGTGCTTACAGTCATGACCGGCAGCTTCAATACGTTTGAATGGAATTTACAAAAACAGTACAAATTTCTGGTGATAAGGATAAATACACAATTAGCCCAGAGATAAAAAAATATGCTTTACTTGATTTGGGATTTGAACAGACTAACCGGGGAAACTTTGAATATTTAGGAAGTCTCGATACTGATAACCCATTTAAACCGGTTGCCCGTCTTCGGATTTTAATTAACAGTGATTTAGACGGTTTTAAAATGGAGACTCTTTCAGGAAATGGTTTAAGAAAAATTAATATTTTTAATCACCAACGCGCAGCTGAATTTATTCAACAATATCACTATATTTTAGATGAAATGGTTGCCCGGCAAATATTCACTAAATAAGTGAGTGAGATTTATTTGGATAATGCAGCAACAACCCCAATGACCCCAGAAGTGATTGCGGAAGTGACTAAACAAATGCAAGAATCATGGGGAAATGCCTCAACTGGTTACTCTTATGGGCGTCATGCCAAACTTGTAATGGAAGATAGTCGTCACGTTCTTGCCCAAAGCATTAATGCTGATGATAATGAGATTATCTTTACCAGTGGGGGGACTGAAAGTGATAATACTGCTATTATCCAAACTGCTTTTAAACGGCAGAATCTTGGTAAGCATATTATTACAACTGCCATTGAGCATGAGGCAGTCTTAAAACCTCTCCATTTTTTAGAAGAACATGGCTTTGAGGTAACCTATTTGCCAGTTGATGAAAATGGTAATATCTCAATTGATGATTTTAAGGCCGCTCTTCGTGATGATACGATTTTAGTAACCATTATGATGGAAAACAATGAAGTGGGTAGTCAAATGCCTATCCATGAGATTGGTGAAATTTTGAAAGACCATCAAGCATGGTTCCATACAGATGCAGTTCAAGCATATGGACTGTTGCCAATTGATGTTAAAGCTGATCATATTGATATGCTTTCAACATCAGCCCATAAGATTAATGGGCCAAAGATGATGGGATTTTTATATCGTCGTGATGGCATTAGTTTTCCAAGCTTTATTAAGGGTGGGGACCAAGAAACTAAACGCCGTGCGGGGACTGAAAATGTACCTGGAATTGCCGGTTTTGCTAAAGCGGTAGAATTAAACACGCCGGAGGTAAAAGAAGAACGCCGTGATCGTTATTATGCCTTTAAGCAAAAGATCGTTAATGCGCTTAAGGAAAATAATGTTGATTTTGAAATTAATGGACAAATCAACAAAACCCACGTGCTTAACTTATGGTTTAAGGGAATTTCAACTTATGTTATCCAGACAGACCTAGACCTTGCAGGCATCGCAGTCTCTGGTGGTTCTGCATGTACAGCGGGTAGTATTGAACCTTCTCACGTTTTAACAGCGATGTTTGGCGCTGATAGCCCCCGAATTAGTGAATCAATTCGAATTAGTTTTGGTGGGTTAAATACGGAAGAAGATATTGATCAGTTAATTGCTACGATTGTTAGAACCGTTGAAAACCTAAAGAAGATTAATGGGGACAATTAAATGCGATTTGGAATTATTTGTGCAATGCCTGAAGAAATTAAAGAATTAACTGCGAAGTTATCTGATAAACAAGAAAAGGAAATCGGGGGTAAATCCTACCTTTTCGGTAAGATCAGTAATCAAGACGTTGTATTAGTAGAATCTGGAATTGGTAAAGTGGAAGCTGGGATTACTACTGAACATTTAATTACCGATTGTGAGGCAGATGTTGTGATTAATTCTGGATCAGCTGGCGGGATTGGTGAAGGCTTACATGTTGGGGACATTGTAATTTCAACTGAAACGGCCTACCATGATGTCGATGCAACTGCATTTAATTACCGTTATGGTCAACTCCCAGGGAAAGAACCGCGCTTTAAGGCTTCTGATCAATGGGGACAAGCCTTAGAAAAAGCCGGCGAAAAGACTGGTTTAAATGTAAAACGAGGATTAATTGTTTCTGGTGACCAATTTATTGCAAGCTCAGAAGCAATTAAAAAGATTTTGAATAATTTCCCTGATGCACTTTCTAGTGAAATGGAAGGGGCAGCGGTTGGACAAGTTGCCACTGACCACCAAATTCCATATGTGGTAGTTCGGGCAATGTCTGATACAGGTGATGAAGATGCCGGCGTTAGTTTTGACGACTTTATTATTGATGCCGGAAAACGCTCTGCAAACATGCTTCTTCAGCTCTTTGCAGATTTAGATAAGTAAGTGGATAATAAACAACAAGATGAGCAACAATCACGTATGTCACGTAGTCAATATCGTCAACAGCAACGTCAGACTGAACAACCTAATGAAGCGGCAGAAAATACAACTGATCGACCTTATAGTCGCGAAGCAGTTGCTAGTCAGCGTCATGACGAAACAGTGGCAGAAAAAACAGCGCGCTTGAAGCGTCGTTTAAATATTGCAATCATTGCTTTGATTGTGGCAATTATTATTGTTTACTTAATACTATTTTATGTTGGATAAATGGAATTTGAAGAGCGACCAATAAGTAGTAAAACAGTTTTTCACGGCCATTTAATCGATGTTGAAGTACAGCAAGTTATCACCCCACATGGTAATAAAACACAACGAGAAATCGTCCACCATGCACCAGCAATTGCGATTTTGGCTTTGACGGCTGATAATAAAATGATTCTTGAAAAACAGTGGCGCGCACCAATTGCGAAAACAACCCTTGAAATTCCTGCGGGGAAGCTCGACCAACGGGATGCTGATAATGCTCTTCATGCGGCTAAACGTGAATTAAATGAAGAAACAAGGTATGAAGCAACAAGTTTAAAAAAGATTTCTTCATTTTATACTTCTGTTGGTTGTATGGATGAATACATGACTCTTTATTTGGCCACGGGATTAAAACGGGTTAGCAACGAGCTGCCGCAAGATCAAGATGAACAATTGATGTTAAAAGAAGTAACTTTACCACAAGCGCTTGAAATGATTGATCAAGGCGAAATTGAAGATGCTAAGACAATCATGGCAATCTATTACTGGCAAGGAATGAACAACCGTGGATAAATGCTCAAAGGAAAAGTAAAAAGTTTTGACGAACAAAAAGGATGGGGCTTTATTACAGTTCCTCACGAAGGAGAAATTTTTGTTCATTATAGTGGAATTGAAGGAACGCGTCGTCGTATCCTTCACCCTGATGAAGAGGTCTCATTAGTAATTGTTCAAGGACAAAAGGGACCACAAGCAGCACATGTTCGTGTTTTAAGATAAATGGGAGGAAGCTTTTTTATTATTAAAATACAAGAATTAATGAAAGGGGTAGTTACAATGCGTGTTAAAGATACGTTAAACCTTGGCCGTACTAAATTTCCAATGCGCGGAAAGTTACCTGTAACTGAGGCACAACGGGAACAGCTATGGGAAGAAAATAAAGTTTATGAACTACGACAAAAACTAAATGAAGGAAAGCCTACTTTTGTTTTACATGATGGGCCTCCATATGCTAATGGTAATATTCACATTGGCCACGCTATGAACAAGATTTCTAAAGATTTTATTGTGCGCTATAAGTCAATGTCTGGCTACCGGGCACCTTATGTTCCTGGTTGGGATACTCACGGATTGCCAATTGAACACCAATTGACTAAGTCCGGTTACGACCGTAAGAAGATGAGCTTAACTGAATTCCGTGATCTTTGTCGGGAATATGCCCTTAAGCAAGTTGATAAGCAACGGACTGACTTTAAGCGGTTAGGTGTAAGTGGTGAATGGGATCATCCATACCTTACCCTTGATAAAGAATTTGAAGCTGCTCAAATTCGGGTATTCGGTGAATTTGCTAAGAAAGGTCTATTATACCAAGCTAAGAAGCCAGTTTACTGGTCATGGTCTTCAGAATCAGCCTTAGCAGAAGCCGAAGTTGAATATCATGATGTTGTTGCTAAAACAGCCTTCTTCGTAGAGCAAATTAAAGATGGCAAAGGCCGTTTAGATAATGATACATATTTAGTTGTATGGACGACAACACCATGGACTGTTCCTGCTTCTGAGGCAGTTGCGGTTAATCCAAAGTTTGATTACTCTGTTGTAAAGCCAGCAAATGATGACCGGAAATTTGTTGTTGCAACAGACCTGCTTGAGAAATTAGCAGAAAAACTTGGGTGGGAAGATTATGAAGTTGTTGATCATTTAATGGGTCAAGAACTTGAAGGGATGACTACTCAACATCCATACCTTGATCGTGATCTTCTTGTTGGTTTAGCAGATTATGTTACTGCTGATGCTGGTACTGGCCTTGTTCACACTGCTCCTGGATATGGGGATGATGATTACAACTTTGGTAAAAAGTATGACTTGCCAATTTTTGCCCCAATCAATGATCAAGGTGTTTTAACTAAGGAAAACGGTGAAGGCTTTGAAGGGGTATTCTACCAAGATGCTGATGATGTATCTCTTCAAAAGCTAGAAGAAAACAATGCTTTACTTCTTCAAGAGCCATTACAACACAGTTACCCATTTGATTGGCGGACAAAGCAACCAATCATCTTCCGGGCAACTGATCAATGGTTTGTATCAATTGAAAAGATGCGTCAAAGTATTTTGGACGCCTTAGAAGACGTTAAGTACCACCCAGAATGGGGAAAGGTTCGTCTTCGCAATATGATCAAAGACCGTGGTGATTGGGTAATTTCTCGTCAACGTGTTTGGGGTGTACCTCTACCAATCTTCTATGCTGAAGATGGCACACCAATCATGGAAGAAGAAACAATCAACCATGTAGCAGAATTATTTGCTAAGTATGGTTCTAATGTTTGGTTTGAACGTGAAGCAAAAGATCTTTTGCCAGAAGGATACACTAATGAACATTCTCCTAATGGTAAGTTCACTAAGGAAACTGACATTATGGACGTATGGTTTGATTCTGGTTCATCACACCAAGGGGTATTAGCTGAACGTGATTATTTAACATACCCAGCGGACCTTTACCTTGAAGGGTCTGACCAATACCGTGGTTGGTTTAACTCTAGTTTGATTACCAGTGTTGTATGTTCAGGACATGCGCCATATAAGGAAATCGTTTCTCAAGGGTTCACACTTGATAAGCGCGGTAACAAGATGAGTAAATCTCAAGGTAACGTTATCGATCCAAATAAGGTTGTTCAACAAATGGGTGCGGAAATTATCCGGTTATGGGTAATGAGTGCTGATACTTCAGCTGATGTTCGTGTATCGATGGGAACATTCCAACAGATTTCTGAAGCATATCGTAAGTTGAGAAATACGTTCCGCTTCTTACTTGCTAATACTAGTGACTTCAATCCTGAAGAAAATACCGTTTCTTATGAGAAGTTACAATCGGTAGACAAGTACATGTTGGTTAAACTTAACCACTTCTTAAAGACAATGCGGGAAGATTTTGATAATTATGATTTCCTTGATGCTTATAAGGCATTGATCAACTTTGTAAACAATGACCTTTCAGCTTTCTACATGAACACTGCCAAAGATGTGCTCTATATTGAGGCTGAAAATTCAGAAGTTCGGCGGTCAATGCAAACCGTCTTCTACGATATCCTTTTGACACTTGTTAAACTTCTTACGCCAATTCTCCCTCATACTACAGAAGAAGTATGGAGCTACATGAATGAACCAGAAGATTTTGTTCAATTAACTGAAATTCCAGATCCACGGACATTCGCTGGCGAAGAAGAGCTATTGAGCAAGTGGGATGACTTTATGGAAGTACGTTCACATGTTCTGAAGAGTCTTGAAGAGGCACGGAATGCTAAGCTAATCGGTAAATCACTTGAAGCTCAAGTTGATCTTTACTTAACCGATGATCAAAAGCAATTACTTGATAGTCTTAATGAAAACATTCAATTATTGCTAGGGGTTTCTGCTCTTCATGTCCATCCAGCTGATGAAGCGCCTGCTGATGCTGACCAATACAACGATGGGGTAGCAGTTAAGGTTACAACTGCTAATGGTGAAACTTGTGCTCGTTGTCGCATGGTTAAGGAAGATGTTGGCAGTGATCCAGCATATCCTGAATTATGTGCTCGCTGTGCTGCGATTGTTCGGGAAAATTTCCCTGAAACAGCAGAAGATGGTTTAGAAGAATAAATGAGTTTGACGGTTGATCAAATTAACAATAAGCAATTTAATACTAAGATGCGGGGTTATAATCCTAAAGAAGTTCAAGAATTTATTCAGGAAGTTTCACAAACGGTCCAACAATTAATAACTGAAAATAATAATTTACAAGAGCAAGTACGGGCTAACGATAGCAAGATTAAGTACTTTGCTGACTTGAAAGATTCTTTAAATAAGTCAATTTTAGTTGCTCAAGAGGCCGCTGATAAGGTTAAAAATAATGCTAAGCGTGAAGCAGATATTATGATTCGTGAAGCGCAAAAGCAAGCAACCGATATTGTTTCGGAAGCTAATGATAAGTCAAATCAAGTAATTGAAGACGCTGCTAATTCTACTAAGAAGTTAACAAGTGAAACTAATGATCTTCGTAAACAGACTCGGATCTTCCGTCAACGGCTTCAAGTCATGCTTGAATCTCAATTAGAAGTCATTAAGAGTAATGAATGGGACAAGCTTTTGGAAAATGATGACTTGAGTAAATATGACGAAATTGAAAAAATTTTAGGTAGTCGTCTTGACAGCAGTTCACCAACCAGTGTAGAATCAACTGCAACAACTGCTAGTGAAGAACAACCTGTTGAATCAGAACAGCCAGTTGCTTCTGCTGAACAAACAGAAGAAGAGAGTACACCTGTACAACCAACAGCTGTTAACGATGACAAAGGATCAGATGCACCTGAAACTGTTGTTGTCTTCCCTGATAATAACAAGTAATTGAGCGAAGATAATATTAAACAACATTTTCGTCCGGATGAAGCCACCCTTATTGACCAAGCAAATGACTGGGTAGCCACTGCAGAAGGTCAATATCGTCCTGTCCTCACTCCTTTTTTAAATCCACGTGAACGTTTTATTATCCAAACGATTGTTAATCGAAATAACAATGTTAAAATAACAATGTATGGTGGTTGGCAAGGCGCAGAAATGCAACGAGTTTTAATTTATCCGCCTTATTATGAACCCTCTATCGAAGACTTTGCTTTACAGGCTTTAGAGATAAACTATCCTGTTAAGTTTTCAGAACTTCACCATCGGCAAATTATGGGAACATTAATCGGTGAAGGGATGGAGCGGAATGCATTTGGTGATATTTTAACTGATGGAGCGCATTGGCAAGTGATCGTAACGAAACCAATGGCAGAGTATTTACGGAAAAACGTTGAGCACGTTGGCCAAATTAAGGTTAAATGGATTCCGATCGCAACAGAAGCAGTGGTAACACCTAAAGAGGAATGGGTACCGATAGTTACAACAGTTTCATCACTACGGTTAGATGTTGTGATAGCTGCAGGCTTTAATTATTCACGAAACCGGGCAAAGCAATTAATAGAGCATGGTCAAGTTCGATTAAACTGGGAAGAGATTGATCGTCCAGATTATCAAATTGTGGTTCATGATTTGATATCTGTGCGTCATGGTGGTCGCCTCAGAATCGATATGACCAATGGGAAAACAAAAAAAGACAAAGAAAGAATTACCATTTCAGTTGTAAATGCGTAAATGATCGCATTTTTATTATGGGCTCTTAATCAATTAGTTGATGCTTATATCTTAGTGATAGTTGTGTGGTGCATTATGTCATGGTTTCCAAATGCACGTAATTCACGACTCGGTGATGTTATCAATCGGTTGGTAGAACCTTATATGCATTGGTTTGATTTTATTCCTCCAATCGGGGGGATAAGTTTTGCGCCGATGATCGCTATCCTTGTACTATATTTTGTTCAGGCAGGATTAGCACAAATAGCAGCAATCATTTAAATGGCAGCAAATTTTTTAAAAAGCCTATTTGGTGAAGAAGACATTGATGAACAAGATGGTCTCTATGAAACGAGTGAACAAGTTTCAACGCCAGCAAACACAAGCAACAAAGTAGTTTCAATTAATAGCGGGCGTCTTAACAAAATGAGTCAGATTTCCTTATACGAACCCCGTCTTTATGCAGATGTAAAGCAGATCGCATCCCAATTATTAGAAGGACATGCGGTGATCGTTAATTTCACTCAAATGGATACAAATGTTGCAGCACGGTTAGTAGACTTCTTAAATGGCACCGTTTTTGCAATTGATGGTGAAATGAAACGGATCGGAAAGGAAATTTTCCTCTGCACCCCTAAAAACTATGAAATCTCAGGTAGTTTAACGAGTAATCTAAAAAATGATGGTGATAAATTTTAAATGGATAACGAAACGTTCGCTAACGACAACCAATTTGCGGAAGCGCAAATCAAAGTAATTGGTGTTGGTGGAGCTGGCGGTAATGCCGTCAACCGAATGATCACTGAAAAAGTACAAGGTGTTGACTTTATTGTTGCTAACACCGACCTACAAGCATTAAATAATTCTCAAGCAACAACTAAGATCCGCTTAGGACCTAAATTGACAAAGGGATTAGGTGCTGGTTCAAATCCAGAAGTAGGTGAAAAAGCTGCCCAAGAAAGTGAAGAACAAATTAAAAAGGCTCTTGAAGGCGCAGATATGGTCTTCATTACAGCCGGAATGGGTGGTGGAACTGGTACTGGAGCAGCCCCAGTTGTAGCTAAGCTTGCTAAGGATAGTGGAGCATTAACTGTTGGTGTTGTGACTCGTCCGTTCTCATTTGAAGGACCTCGTCGAGCACGCTATGCTGCAGAAGGACTTGAAAAGTTAAAGTCAAATGTTGATACTTTAATTATCGTTGCTAATAACCGTTTATTAGAGATGATTGATAAGAAGACGCCAATGATGGAAGCATTTAAAGAAGCCGATAATGTTCTTCGTCAAGGTGTACAAGGTATTTCAGACTTAATTGTTACCCCAGGTTACATCAACCTTGACTTTGCTGATATTAAGACATTGATGTCTAATCAAGGTTCTGCCTTAATGGGGGTTGGTGCTTCTACTGGTGAAAACCGTGCTACTGAAGCAACTAAGAAGGCTATTTCTTCTCCATTACTTGAAGTGTCAATTGATGGGGCTCAACATGTCTTGATGGATATTACTGGTGGTAAAGACTTATCAATGTTTGAAGCTCAAGAAGCATCAGATGTGATTAAACAAGCTGCTGGAACTAATGTTGATATTTCATTTGGTATGTCCTTAAATGAATCAATGGGCGATGAAGTTCGCGTTACTGTAATTGCCACTGGAATTGATAAGAAAAAGAAAATTCAACAACAAAAGCCAGCGGAAAAAGAAGCACCACGAGTAACTCGGTCTATTCCACAAGAAGAACAACCAAAGCAACGAGATCCTTTTGATGGTTGGAATGATCCAACAGCCGATACAAGTAACCAATCAAGAAATTCTGATAACGAATTTTCTCACGTTACTAAGCCAGAATTTAACGTATTTAACGATGATGCGGCTAATACGGATGACAATGATGATACTAACTTATCGACTCCACCGTTCTTCAAGAATCGTCGTAAGTAAATGAATAATTCAGAAGTATACGTTGGATTAGATATTGGAACCACCTCGATCAAGGCACTGGTGTGTGAAAGTGTTAAGGGTCAGTTGAAAGTTATTGGTGTTGGTGTAGAACGATCGGCAGGATTAAACCGAGGAGTTATTGTCGACATTGATAAAACCGCCCAGGCAATTTCGGCGGCGGTAGCACAGGCCGAGGAAAAGTCCAACGTAGAGATTCAAAGTGTTGTAGTTGGCTTACCGGCAAATTACTTACAAATGCAACGAGTACACGGTATGATTACGATTGCAACAAGAGGACAATCAAGAGAGATTGTTAACCAAGACGTAATTGACGTTGCTCGTGAAGCGTTGACGCAAAGTATTCCCCCCGAGCGGGAAATAATTGATTTAATTCCAACAGAATTTACTGTTGATGGCTTTTCTGGTATTAAGGACCCCCGTGGAATGGTTGGTGTCCGTTTAGAAATGAAGGCCACCTTGTATACAGGACCTAAGACCATTATTCATAATACAAAAAAGGCAGTTCAACAGGCAGGATATGACATTAAAGATTTTGTTATTACGCCGATCGCAACAGACTTTAACCTCCTTAATGACGGAGAGCAAGATTTTGGTACTGTTGTTATTGATTTAGGTGGTGGTCAAACAACGACCAGTATTATTCATGATCATCAATTAAAGTATACTTATGTTGATCCTGAGGGTGGGAAATACATTACTAAAGATATTTCTACGGTCATGAATACATCATTAAAAAACGCTGAACAACTTAAGCTAAATCATGGATATGCTATGGCATCCTTAGCCGATGAAGATGTTCAAGTTGACGTTGATGTTGTTGGTCAAAATGATCCTGTCCAATATTCAGAGCAGTATTTATCAGAAATAATTGAAGCACGAGTAAGGCAAATTTTTGATCGTATTCAGGATAAACTTAAGGCTATTCATGCCCCTGAATTACCGGGAGGAGTAGTCTTGATTGGTGGAGTGGCTGCTCTGCCAGGAGTTAAGGAACTTGCTGAACAGTACTTTACTGGTAATATTAAGGTGAATGTTCCAGAACAAATGGGCATTCGTCACCCTCGCTATGCGGTTAGTTTAGCTTTGGGGATGTATGAAAATCAGTTATCAGATATTGATCGATTAATTAAGCAAACTGTTCAACGAATTGATACGATTAAGAGTCCTCATGAAGAAAAAAGACAAGTTGTTAATCAGCCACATCAACAATGGACTGAAAAATCTGATAAATTACAACGTTCACAGCGAGAGGCACAGCAGCAACCAGTTACTGAAGAGCCAGCGCCAAAGAAGAAAAAGCAAAATGGCCTAAGTAATCGGTTTAAAAACATTTTTAATAATTTATTTGACTAAATGTTGGATGATAGATCTGCGATTGAGCATCATAAATATTCACAGCGGTTAACTGAATTAGAAAGGCGAAGTGCTGCTGCCCAACAGCGACAACAGAAAAAGAAGCCTCCAAAAATGCATGTTGGTAATAAGATTCGCGGGATTAAGATTAAGCGTTATGTTTCTAACGGCGAGCGAGTCTTAAAATTAGTTGTATTGTTCAGTGCTATTCTCCTCTTTATGCTTTATATTATTTCTCCCTTAAGCAAAATTACCAC
The genomic region above belongs to Limosilactobacillus reuteri and contains:
- the ileS gene encoding isoleucine--tRNA ligase, whose product is MRVKDTLNLGRTKFPMRGKLPVTEAQREQLWEENKVYELRQKLNEGKPTFVLHDGPPYANGNIHIGHAMNKISKDFIVRYKSMSGYRAPYVPGWDTHGLPIEHQLTKSGYDRKKMSLTEFRDLCREYALKQVDKQRTDFKRLGVSGEWDHPYLTLDKEFEAAQIRVFGEFAKKGLLYQAKKPVYWSWSSESALAEAEVEYHDVVAKTAFFVEQIKDGKGRLDNDTYLVVWTTTPWTVPASEAVAVNPKFDYSVVKPANDDRKFVVATDLLEKLAEKLGWEDYEVVDHLMGQELEGMTTQHPYLDRDLLVGLADYVTADAGTGLVHTAPGYGDDDYNFGKKYDLPIFAPINDQGVLTKENGEGFEGVFYQDADDVSLQKLEENNALLLQEPLQHSYPFDWRTKQPIIFRATDQWFVSIEKMRQSILDALEDVKYHPEWGKVRLRNMIKDRGDWVISRQRVWGVPLPIFYAEDGTPIMEEETINHVAELFAKYGSNVWFEREAKDLLPEGYTNEHSPNGKFTKETDIMDVWFDSGSSHQGVLAERDYLTYPADLYLEGSDQYRGWFNSSLITSVVCSGHAPYKEIVSQGFTLDKRGNKMSKSQGNVIDPNKVVQQMGAEIIRLWVMSADTSADVRVSMGTFQQISEAYRKLRNTFRFLLANTSDFNPEENTVSYEKLQSVDKYMLVKLNHFLKTMREDFDNYDFLDAYKALINFVNNDLSAFYMNTAKDVLYIEAENSEVRRSMQTVFYDILLTLVKLLTPILPHTTEEVWSYMNEPEDFVQLTEIPDPRTFAGEEELLSKWDDFMEVRSHVLKSLEEARNAKLIGKSLEAQVDLYLTDDQKQLLDSLNENIQLLLGVSALHVHPADEAPADADQYNDGVAVKVTTANGETCARCRMVKEDVGSDPAYPELCARCAAIVRENFPETAEDGLEE
- a CDS encoding DivIVA domain-containing protein, which produces MSLTVDQINNKQFNTKMRGYNPKEVQEFIQEVSQTVQQLITENNNLQEQVRANDSKIKYFADLKDSLNKSILVAQEAADKVKNNAKREADIMIREAQKQATDIVSEANDKSNQVIEDAANSTKKLTSETNDLRKQTRIFRQRLQVMLESQLEVIKSNEWDKLLENDDLSKYDEIEKILGSRLDSSSPTSVESTATTASEEQPVESEQPVASAEQTEEESTPVQPTAVNDDKGSDAPETVVVFPDNNK
- a CDS encoding RNA-binding protein, with translation MSEDNIKQHFRPDEATLIDQANDWVATAEGQYRPVLTPFLNPRERFIIQTIVNRNNNVKITMYGGWQGAEMQRVLIYPPYYEPSIEDFALQALEINYPVKFSELHHRQIMGTLIGEGMERNAFGDILTDGAHWQVIVTKPMAEYLRKNVEHVGQIKVKWIPIATEAVVTPKEEWVPIVTTVSSLRLDVVIAAGFNYSRNRAKQLIEHGQVRLNWEEIDRPDYQIVVHDLISVRHGGRLRIDMTNGKTKKDKERITISVVNA
- a CDS encoding YggT family protein, which translates into the protein MIAFLLWALNQLVDAYILVIVVWCIMSWFPNARNSRLGDVINRLVEPYMHWFDFIPPIGGISFAPMIAILVLYFVQAGLAQIAAII
- a CDS encoding cell division protein SepF, with product MAANFLKSLFGEEDIDEQDGLYETSEQVSTPANTSNKVVSINSGRLNKMSQISLYEPRLYADVKQIASQLLEGHAVIVNFTQMDTNVAARLVDFLNGTVFAIDGEMKRIGKEIFLCTPKNYEISGSLTSNLKNDGDKF
- the ftsZ gene encoding cell division protein FtsZ, with amino-acid sequence MDNETFANDNQFAEAQIKVIGVGGAGGNAVNRMITEKVQGVDFIVANTDLQALNNSQATTKIRLGPKLTKGLGAGSNPEVGEKAAQESEEQIKKALEGADMVFITAGMGGGTGTGAAPVVAKLAKDSGALTVGVVTRPFSFEGPRRARYAAEGLEKLKSNVDTLIIVANNRLLEMIDKKTPMMEAFKEADNVLRQGVQGISDLIVTPGYINLDFADIKTLMSNQGSALMGVGASTGENRATEATKKAISSPLLEVSIDGAQHVLMDITGGKDLSMFEAQEASDVIKQAAGTNVDISFGMSLNESMGDEVRVTVIATGIDKKKKIQQQKPAEKEAPRVTRSIPQEEQPKQRDPFDGWNDPTADTSNQSRNSDNEFSHVTKPEFNVFNDDAANTDDNDDTNLSTPPFFKNRRK
- the ftsA gene encoding cell division protein FtsA; this encodes MNNSEVYVGLDIGTTSIKALVCESVKGQLKVIGVGVERSAGLNRGVIVDIDKTAQAISAAVAQAEEKSNVEIQSVVVGLPANYLQMQRVHGMITIATRGQSREIVNQDVIDVAREALTQSIPPEREIIDLIPTEFTVDGFSGIKDPRGMVGVRLEMKATLYTGPKTIIHNTKKAVQQAGYDIKDFVITPIATDFNLLNDGEQDFGTVVIDLGGGQTTTSIIHDHQLKYTYVDPEGGKYITKDISTVMNTSLKNAEQLKLNHGYAMASLADEDVQVDVDVVGQNDPVQYSEQYLSEIIEARVRQIFDRIQDKLKAIHAPELPGGVVLIGGVAALPGVKELAEQYFTGNIKVNVPEQMGIRHPRYAVSLALGMYENQLSDIDRLIKQTVQRIDTIKSPHEEKRQVVNQPHQQWTEKSDKLQRSQREAQQQPVTEEPAPKKKKQNGLSNRFKNIFNNLFD